GCAAATTCGGCGGCCGCAAAGGCCGTAACAAGCGCCGTAAAGTCTGCTACTTCACAGCTAACAAAATTACACACATTGACTATAAAGATACGGACTTGCTTCGTAAATTTATCAGCGAGCGCGGTAAAATTCTACCCCGCCGTGTAACGGGAACAAGTGCGAAGTACCAACGCCTGCTGACGATTTCGATCAAACGTTCGCGTCAAGTGGCGCTTCTGCCTTACACAACGGAATAGTAGCTCAAGAAGACAGCCGGAAAACCGGCTGTCTTTTTCTTGACACAAGCGGCGAAACCGCGCTTTTAACCGGGCGGTTCGCCGCTTATTTTTCTTGCGTACCCTCAAAACCGGCCGGCCTGATCCTGCGCATAATCGCCGATAATCGGCAATTTAAACCAGCGTCCCTGCAGAGCTGTGAGCATGAGCACAATCCATAATATGAATGATACCGGTGCGATAAGAATGCCGACAATCCATCCAATAAGAGGGATAAAGCCCAGCACAAGATTGATAACAATCAAAGCTGCGGAGACGAGGATAGACTGCATGGCGTGAAATTTAACGAACCGGCTCTTTTTTTCAATCATAAGAAACAAAATCCCGGTAACGATGCTGCCCAAATAACAAAGCAGACCTACTATCTTTGGATCTATACCGGTTGAAGACGGATCCGGCAGCATGGCTGGCGACTGCATAACATAACTCACCCTTCCGCGTTATATTCTATTATTTATGTATTCTACTTATAGCTGGTCTATGCAGGAAAAGGGCTAAATTTCAATGGAAGCTGCGGCAGTTTTTGTTCTCATGGAACCGTAAATTATTTGTAACTTTCGCAGGCGTTTACTCGTTTAGAATAAGAGAGTACGGTGTATATAGATAAGGGAGAATAGGAGAGGCCTTGTACCCATGAAACTGTCAAACGGTCAACCTTTACGTAATCGCAAGTGGTTAACAGGTGTTATCGCTTTCATTATTATTGCAGGAATCGCCGGATATCTAAATCGTAATGCCCTAGCCGTTTGGGGCTTCGATGTATTTCTTTCCAATAATGTGGAGAAGCGGCTCGAACAAACTTACCAACCTCTGGAAGGCCGGAACCCTCAGCCGGTTGTGCATAAGAAGGAAGATCCTTTCGGTCTGCTGCTCCTCGGCGTCGATCAACGCGATAAGGAAATCGGCCGCTCCGACACAATGATTTACACAGTTGTCCGTCCCCAGGACGGCGCCATTCTGATGATTTCGATACCACGAGATACTTATACGGAAATTGTAGGCAAACAAACGAGTTCAGGGAATTTATGGAAAGATAAGATTACGCACGCTTACGCTTTCGGCGGGGCAAAAATGTCGGTTGAAACAGTCGAGCGGCTTTTTGGCGTCAGGGTTGACCATTATGCTACAATTAATTTCAAGGGGTTTCGT
This is a stretch of genomic DNA from Paenibacillus sp. sptzw28. It encodes these proteins:
- the rpsR gene encoding 30S ribosomal protein S18, translating into MSFKQRDGGDERPERKFGGRKGRNKRRKVCYFTANKITHIDYKDTDLLRKFISERGKILPRRVTGTSAKYQRLLTISIKRSRQVALLPYTTE
- a CDS encoding DUF4870 domain-containing protein; translation: MQSPAMLPDPSSTGIDPKIVGLLCYLGSIVTGILFLMIEKKSRFVKFHAMQSILVSAALIVINLVLGFIPLIGWIVGILIAPVSFILWIVLMLTALQGRWFKLPIIGDYAQDQAGRF